From a single Nematostella vectensis chromosome 3, jaNemVect1.1, whole genome shotgun sequence genomic region:
- the LOC125561122 gene encoding protein ShK-like4, with protein sequence MDTRVIAVLFVAIMVLSSTNALPKQKGSYKNMNHADFLKGLDRASSKRDCRDSHWSCFFQSNYEDICSTAQAEECALSCGLC encoded by the exons ATGGACACAAGAGTGATTGCTGTATTGTTCGTGGCTATAATGGTTCTGTCCTCGACAAATGCTCTACCCAAACAGAAGGGAAGCTACAAGAACATGAACCATGCGGATTTCTTGAAGG GGCTGGATCGCGCTAGTAGCAAACGGGACTGCAGGGACTCACACTGGAGCTGTTTCTTCCAGAGCAACTACGAGGATATCTGCAGCACGGCACAGGCCGAAGAGTGTGCGCTATCCTGTGGATTAT GTTGA
- the LOC5504258 gene encoding dnaJ homolog subfamily C member 11 isoform X2 — MAPSYANLFMAKVEKEIIDSSPVKPYLWRRYIDDIFMIWTEGIPRARPDRPSVPGQLTVQYFKMADAPHDESEDEVDYYAVLAVRKEANEDELKAAYRRLCVLYHPDKHTDPEKKRVAVQLFSKVQKAYEVLSDPETKAIYDVYGQKGLDAGWEVIERRRTPAEIQAEYERLQREKEERRLQQRTNPKGSVIVGVDATDLFDHYEGLEERGLPNIEVSNMAIMQSIEAPLTRMDTATLSGSLGVRNGNGSGSVALSMRRVLSYKAWGEVEVGAGDGPTLTFRGFRNLTKRSYATSGVTMQVINGTALSAGLQTMVARQLDKHTVGYLTWKAGAQSSMNTTVIRETEDYRAVLTLQLGVPNTFGVASVTKKLEETRLKLAIKGGIFGMIFEYGIEKKISQHSQLGASISIGVPTGVTLKIKLTRATQVYSFPVSLSEQISPAAIFYGTIAPVVVFLVAKVLVVSPFKKQEQEKEEELNREKHAQQLAKKKQEAEDTINLMRESYERNLEFESQRHGLVIVHAWYGNLVSMDESHDGQRTVHSTHAQVIDVTVPVQCQVRESRLFLAEGPKHNLSGFYDPCPNQDKLLRIRYEFRDALHEVTIGELETIRIPKQSHRMEAS; from the exons ATGGCACCATCATATGCTAATCTTTTTATGGCTAAAGTGGAAAAGGAAATCATAGACTCTTCTCCAGTTAAGCCTTATTTATGGCGTAGGTATATCGATGACATTTTCATGATCTGGACTGAAG GtatcccgcgcgctcgccccgaCCGGCCGAGTGTTCCTGGGCAGCTAACTGTACAatatttcaagatggcggacgccCCGCATGACGAATCTGAAGATGAGGTTGATTACTACGCTGTTTTGGCCGTCCGAAAGGAG GCCAACGAAGACGAGCTGAAGGCCGCGTACCGACGACTATGCGTCCTGTATCACCCAGACAAGCACACTGACCCGGAGAAAAAGAGG GTGGCTGTGCAGTTGTTCAGCAAGGTTCAGAAAGCTTACGAAG TGTTAAGTGACCCAGAGACAAAAGCTATCTATGATGTTTATGGCCAGAAAGGCTTGGATGCTGGTTGGGAG GTCATTGAAAGAAGAAGAACTCCAGCTGAG ATTCAAGCAGAGTATGAGCGTCTGCAGAGAGAAAAAGAGGAAAGACGCCTCCAACAGAGAACAAATCCTAAG GGTAGTGTGATAGTTGGTGTTGATGCAACTGACTTGTTTGACCATTACGAAGGACTAGAAGAAAG AGGGTTGCCAAATATAGAAGTTAGCAACATGGCAATAATGCAGTCCATAGAG GCACCCCTAACTCGAATGGATACCGCCACACTGTCAGGCTCTCTTGGAGTGCGTAATGGaaatggtagtggtagtgttgcCTTATCTATGCGGCGAGTCTTGTCCTATAAGGCCTGGGGAGAG GTAGAAGTAGGTGCTGGGGATGGTCCAACCCTAACCTTCAGGGGGTTCAGAAACTTGACAAAAAGAAG CTATGCTACATCTGGGGTAACAATGCAAGTCATCAATGGAACTGCTCTCTCTGCAGGGCTGCAGACAA TGGTTGCCAGGCAACTTGACAAGCACACGGTTGGGTATTTGACGTGGAAAGCTGGTGCTCAGTCATCCATGAATACAACAGTCATCCGAGAAACAGAAGACTACAGAGCTGTTTTAACCCTACAG CTTGGTGTACCTAACACATTTGGTGTAGCATCAGTTACAAAAAAATTAGAAGAAACAAGACTAAAGCTAGCTATCAA AGGTGGCATCTTTGGAATGATATTTGAATATGGCATTGAGAAGAAAATATCGCAACACAGTCAGCTGGGCGCGTCCATCAGTATTGGAGTGCCTACTGGAGTCACCTTAAAAATCAA ACTCACCAGAGCAACTCAAGTGTACAGTTTCCCAGTATCTCTCTCTGAGCAAATTAGCCCTGCCGCCATATTCTATGGAACAATAGCTCCAGTTGTAGTCTTCTTGGTGGCCAAAGTGCTGGTGGTTAGTCCGTTCAAGAAGCAAGAGCAAGAAAA GGAAGAGGAATTGAACAGAGAGAAGCATGCACAACAGCTGGCAAAGAAGAAACAGGAAGCTGAAGACACA ATTAACCTAATGAGGGAATCCTATGAGCGCAACCTGGAGTTTGAGAGTCAGCGTCATG GTCTTGTGATTGTGCATGCCTGGTACGGAAACCTCGTCTCTATGGATGAAAG TCATGATGGCCAGCGTACTGTCCACTCTACGCATGCTCAAGTGATTGACGTCACTGTTCCGGTCCAGTGCCAAGTGCGAGAATCTCGTCTTTTCCTGGCCGAGGGGCCCAAG CACAATCTAAGTGGGTTCTATGATCCGTGCCCAAACCAAGACAAACTTCTGCGAATACGATACGAGTTTAGGGACGCGCTTCACGAGGTGACTATTGGGGAACTGGAGACCATAAGAATACCCAAGCAGT
- the LOC5504258 gene encoding dnaJ homolog subfamily C member 11 isoform X1 codes for MAPSYANLFMAKVEKEIIDSSPVKPYLWRRYIDDIFMIWTEGIPRARPDRPSVPGQLTVQYFKMADAPHDESEDEVDYYAVLAVRKEANEDELKAAYRRLCVLYHPDKHTDPEKKRVAVQLFSKVQKAYEVLSDPETKAIYDVYGQKGLDAGWEVIERRRTPAEIQAEYERLQREKEERRLQQRTNPKGSVIVGVDATDLFDHYEGLEERGLPNIEVSNMAIMQSIEAPLTRMDTATLSGSLGVRNGNGSGSVALSMRRVLSYKAWGEVEVGAGDGPTLTFRGFRNLTKRSYATSGVTMQVINGTALSAGLQTMVARQLDKHTVGYLTWKAGAQSSMNTTVIRETEDYRAVLTLQLGVPNTFGVASVTKKLEETRLKLAIKGGIFGMIFEYGIEKKISQHSQLGASISIGVPTGVTLKIKLTRATQVYSFPVSLSEQISPAAIFYGTIAPVVVFLVAKVLVVSPFKKQEQEKEEELNREKHAQQLAKKKQEAEDTINLMRESYERNLEFESQRHGLVIVHAWYGNLVSMDESHDGQRTVHSTHAQVIDVTVPVQCQVRESRLFLAEGPKHNLSGFYDPCPNQDKLLRIRYEFRDALHERIGWRPVDPLPRLNAPTVPCRDRALD; via the exons ATGGCACCATCATATGCTAATCTTTTTATGGCTAAAGTGGAAAAGGAAATCATAGACTCTTCTCCAGTTAAGCCTTATTTATGGCGTAGGTATATCGATGACATTTTCATGATCTGGACTGAAG GtatcccgcgcgctcgccccgaCCGGCCGAGTGTTCCTGGGCAGCTAACTGTACAatatttcaagatggcggacgccCCGCATGACGAATCTGAAGATGAGGTTGATTACTACGCTGTTTTGGCCGTCCGAAAGGAG GCCAACGAAGACGAGCTGAAGGCCGCGTACCGACGACTATGCGTCCTGTATCACCCAGACAAGCACACTGACCCGGAGAAAAAGAGG GTGGCTGTGCAGTTGTTCAGCAAGGTTCAGAAAGCTTACGAAG TGTTAAGTGACCCAGAGACAAAAGCTATCTATGATGTTTATGGCCAGAAAGGCTTGGATGCTGGTTGGGAG GTCATTGAAAGAAGAAGAACTCCAGCTGAG ATTCAAGCAGAGTATGAGCGTCTGCAGAGAGAAAAAGAGGAAAGACGCCTCCAACAGAGAACAAATCCTAAG GGTAGTGTGATAGTTGGTGTTGATGCAACTGACTTGTTTGACCATTACGAAGGACTAGAAGAAAG AGGGTTGCCAAATATAGAAGTTAGCAACATGGCAATAATGCAGTCCATAGAG GCACCCCTAACTCGAATGGATACCGCCACACTGTCAGGCTCTCTTGGAGTGCGTAATGGaaatggtagtggtagtgttgcCTTATCTATGCGGCGAGTCTTGTCCTATAAGGCCTGGGGAGAG GTAGAAGTAGGTGCTGGGGATGGTCCAACCCTAACCTTCAGGGGGTTCAGAAACTTGACAAAAAGAAG CTATGCTACATCTGGGGTAACAATGCAAGTCATCAATGGAACTGCTCTCTCTGCAGGGCTGCAGACAA TGGTTGCCAGGCAACTTGACAAGCACACGGTTGGGTATTTGACGTGGAAAGCTGGTGCTCAGTCATCCATGAATACAACAGTCATCCGAGAAACAGAAGACTACAGAGCTGTTTTAACCCTACAG CTTGGTGTACCTAACACATTTGGTGTAGCATCAGTTACAAAAAAATTAGAAGAAACAAGACTAAAGCTAGCTATCAA AGGTGGCATCTTTGGAATGATATTTGAATATGGCATTGAGAAGAAAATATCGCAACACAGTCAGCTGGGCGCGTCCATCAGTATTGGAGTGCCTACTGGAGTCACCTTAAAAATCAA ACTCACCAGAGCAACTCAAGTGTACAGTTTCCCAGTATCTCTCTCTGAGCAAATTAGCCCTGCCGCCATATTCTATGGAACAATAGCTCCAGTTGTAGTCTTCTTGGTGGCCAAAGTGCTGGTGGTTAGTCCGTTCAAGAAGCAAGAGCAAGAAAA GGAAGAGGAATTGAACAGAGAGAAGCATGCACAACAGCTGGCAAAGAAGAAACAGGAAGCTGAAGACACA ATTAACCTAATGAGGGAATCCTATGAGCGCAACCTGGAGTTTGAGAGTCAGCGTCATG GTCTTGTGATTGTGCATGCCTGGTACGGAAACCTCGTCTCTATGGATGAAAG TCATGATGGCCAGCGTACTGTCCACTCTACGCATGCTCAAGTGATTGACGTCACTGTTCCGGTCCAGTGCCAAGTGCGAGAATCTCGTCTTTTCCTGGCCGAGGGGCCCAAG CACAATCTAAGTGGGTTCTATGATCCGTGCCCAAACCAAGACAAACTTCTGCGAATACGATACGAGTTTAGGGACGCGCTTCACGAG
- the LOC116611902 gene encoding uncharacterized protein LOC116611902, whose amino-acid sequence MLLTRASRAVTLMIGLCACVTKAHKEDLDCQLTLLKDCNENFKAVFVAAKDISLADAYCRAFEGYAKKLTEDDCGGKIIDLDRNMIYQHMAMDGKAGVCNYGSDFELLKERVRAIKKYKKEVKLFENTEIDSCSVEAHLTCSKEFKTSFHRSDVMFCDSINRFVECYEIELKNACDKVPKMAKEFLKTLEKVGKELLKIFKKTGTMPGGCSSGAEEA is encoded by the exons ATGCTTCTGACTCGCGCAAGCCGTGCGGTGACCCTGATGATAGGTCTCTGCGCATGCGTGACAAAGGCGCACAAAGAAGACCTTGACTGCCAACTCACGCTACTGAAAGACTGCAATGAGAACTTCAAAGCCGTCTTCGTTGCTGCTAAAGACATCAGCCTTGCAGATGCCTACTGCAGAGCATTCGAG GGCTACGCCAAAAAGCTCACGGAGGATGACTGTGGTGGAAAGATAATCGATCTTGACCGTAACATGATTTACCAGCACATGGCTATGGACGGAAAGGCAGGCGTCTGTAACTACGGGTCGGACTTTGAGCTTCTCAAAGAAAGAGTGCGCG cgATAAAGAAATACAAGAAAGAGGTCAAGTTATTCG aaaacACTGAAATCGACAGCTGTTCAGTAGAGGCTCATCTCACATGTTCAAAGGAATTCAAGACGAGTTTCCATCGATCGGACGTGATGTTTTGTGACAGTATCAACAGATTTGTTGAGTGTTACGAAATAGAGCTGAAAAACGCCTGTGATAAGGTGCCAAAGATGGCGAAAGAGTTCCTGAAGACTCTTGAAAAAGTGGGAAAGGAGCTTCTGAAGATTTTCAAGAAAACTGGAACCATGCCTGGCGGATGCTCAAGCGGAGCAGAGGAGGCTTGA